A stretch of the Prochlorococcus marinus str. MIT 0918 genome encodes the following:
- a CDS encoding phosphoglycerate kinase, with amino-acid sequence MSKRSLSSLGIEDLSGKKVLVRVDFNVPLNEEGSITDDTRIRAALPTIKHLMENQAKVILAAHFGRPKGQVNESMRLTPVAKRLSELLDQTVAKTDSCIGPDAKAKVQEMSNGEVILLENVRFIAGEEKNDSEFSKQLSALAEIYVNDAFGAAHRAHASTEGVTNFLNPSVAGYLMEKELQYLQGAIDSPKRPLAAIVGGSKVSSKIGVLESLIDKCDKVLIGGGMIFTFYKARGLSVGKSLVEDDKLELARSLEQKAKAKGVQLLLPNDVVLADNFAPDADSQISDIDSIPEGWMGLDIGPESIKLFQKALGDCQTVIWNGPMGVFEFDKFANGTNAISTTLAELSAKGCCTIIGGGDSVAAVEKAGLASKMSHISTGGGASLELLEGKVLPGVAALDNQA; translated from the coding sequence ATGTCAAAGCGTTCTCTCTCAAGTCTCGGAATTGAGGACCTCAGTGGGAAGAAAGTTTTAGTTAGGGTTGATTTTAACGTCCCTCTTAATGAAGAAGGTTCGATAACCGATGACACAAGAATTCGTGCAGCTCTCCCAACTATTAAACATTTAATGGAGAATCAAGCCAAAGTAATTCTTGCAGCTCATTTTGGCAGACCTAAAGGTCAGGTGAATGAAAGTATGCGCCTTACCCCAGTCGCTAAAAGATTGAGTGAATTACTAGACCAGACTGTTGCAAAAACTGATAGTTGCATTGGTCCTGATGCAAAAGCAAAAGTCCAAGAAATGAGTAATGGAGAAGTTATTCTTTTGGAGAATGTCAGATTTATTGCAGGGGAAGAAAAAAATGATTCGGAGTTTTCAAAACAATTATCCGCTTTAGCTGAGATTTATGTGAATGATGCGTTTGGTGCAGCGCATAGAGCTCATGCTTCCACTGAAGGAGTGACAAACTTTTTAAATCCAAGTGTTGCAGGATATTTAATGGAAAAAGAGTTGCAATATTTGCAAGGGGCTATCGATTCACCTAAGCGTCCTTTAGCTGCAATTGTAGGTGGCTCTAAGGTAAGTAGTAAAATCGGAGTTTTAGAGTCTTTGATTGATAAGTGTGACAAGGTATTAATTGGTGGAGGAATGATATTTACCTTTTATAAAGCTAGAGGTTTGTCCGTAGGCAAAAGTTTAGTAGAAGATGACAAGCTGGAGCTTGCTCGATCTTTAGAACAAAAGGCAAAAGCTAAGGGGGTGCAGTTGCTTTTACCTAATGATGTCGTCTTAGCAGACAATTTTGCTCCAGATGCTGACAGTCAGATTTCAGACATAGATTCAATACCAGAAGGATGGATGGGTTTAGATATAGGACCTGAATCAATAAAGCTATTCCAAAAAGCTTTAGGTGATTGTCAAACTGTTATTTGGAATGGTCCTATGGGTGTTTTTGAATTTGATAAATTTGCGAATGGAACAAATGCAATTTCAACAACATTGGCTGAATTGAGTGCTAAAGGATGCTGCACAATTATTGGAGGAGGTGATTCTGTTGCAGCAGTAGAAAAGGCTGGGCTTGCATCCAAGATGTCTCATATTTCTACTGGTGGAGGAGCTAGTCTTGAGTTGCTTGAGGGGAAGGTTTTGCCAGGGGTTGCAGCGCTTGACAATCAAGCTTAA
- a CDS encoding UDP-N-acetylglucosamine--N-acetylmuramyl-(pentapeptide) pyrophosphoryl-undecaprenol N-acetylglucosamine transferase, protein MVRLLIAASGTGGHIFPALSVAEELPVSWEISWLGVPSRLENVLVPKKFQMTLIPVDGLQGNGLKKVFQLIKLIASSFLVIRLIRRKRIQVVFSTGGYIAAPAIIASKICGVKVILHESNAFPGKVTRLLGIFCDEVALGIPHAKEKLISCKTICTGTPVRKSFLLKHALPRWVPQGCSPLIVVMGGSQGAVGLNNIIKEILPTLLSRGFRIVHITGENSALGIKNRNLVEKTFTNDIPGLFQHAHLVITRAGSGALSELAVCGTPAIFVPYPYAADNHQECNAVYAALHGGAFIIHQHQSSSKTLQKTIELLFRGYLSNNSIQNDLLEQMSKGMKRIASSKAHLKLVKILISYV, encoded by the coding sequence ATGGTTAGGCTTCTTATTGCTGCTAGTGGTACAGGGGGACATATTTTCCCTGCTCTTTCAGTAGCAGAAGAATTGCCTGTTTCTTGGGAAATAAGCTGGTTAGGGGTGCCTAGTCGTTTGGAGAACGTATTAGTTCCAAAAAAATTTCAGATGACATTAATACCAGTTGATGGTTTACAAGGGAATGGTCTAAAGAAGGTTTTTCAATTGATCAAGTTAATTGCATCTAGTTTTTTGGTTATTCGTTTGATTAGGAGGAAACGAATTCAAGTTGTATTTTCAACAGGAGGGTATATTGCGGCCCCTGCAATAATTGCCTCAAAAATTTGTGGCGTGAAAGTTATTTTACATGAATCTAATGCTTTCCCTGGAAAAGTAACACGGCTCTTGGGAATTTTTTGTGATGAGGTTGCCTTGGGGATACCTCATGCAAAAGAAAAATTAATAAGTTGCAAAACGATTTGTACTGGGACACCTGTTAGAAAATCATTTCTTCTCAAACATGCATTACCTCGATGGGTACCTCAAGGATGTTCTCCATTAATTGTTGTGATGGGTGGTAGTCAAGGAGCTGTAGGGTTAAATAACATTATTAAAGAGATATTACCTACCTTATTGAGCAGAGGGTTTCGAATTGTTCATATTACAGGTGAGAATTCGGCATTAGGAATTAAGAATCGAAATTTAGTTGAAAAGACTTTTACTAATGATATCCCTGGCTTATTTCAACATGCTCATCTTGTAATTACTAGAGCCGGTTCTGGTGCTTTAAGCGAACTTGCTGTATGTGGTACTCCTGCAATTTTTGTTCCTTATCCATATGCAGCAGATAACCATCAAGAATGTAATGCTGTATATGCAGCATTACATGGAGGTGCATTTATTATTCATCAACATCAATCCAGCTCAAAAACATTACAGAAGACTATAGAACTTTTATTCCGAGGCTATTTATCTAACAATTCTATTCAGAATGACTTGTTAGAACAAATGAGTAAAGGAATGAAAAGAATAGCTAGTTCAAAAGCCCATTTGAAATTAGTAAAAATACTTATAAGCTATGTGTGA